One window of Parambassis ranga chromosome 3, fParRan2.1, whole genome shotgun sequence genomic DNA carries:
- the LOC114433419 gene encoding uncharacterized protein LOC114433419 isoform X1, whose protein sequence is MNTVERKLADLIHQHPNLYDQSRQDYKDSTKTQLSWKEIADAMGKSEEEVKMKWKNLRDKFCKAKKRLAKRNAAQLGDEENPPKKRVPALYSQLVWLSTFVKLRAERRMEDHQEVIIGEDDQDDQDEQDDDNDEKLLSESLPVVSTSFLPESCPISHPHIGACIKRKRQTTAETEISSADPLPGMKDEDELFLLSLLPSLKRLTIRKRMEVRMKFQQVLYAAEFED, encoded by the exons atgaacacagtAGAGAGGAAACTGGCGGACCTGATACATCAACACCCGAATCTGTACGACCAGTCGCGACAGGACTACAAAGACAGCACGAAGACGCAGTTGTCATGGAAAGAAATAGCGGACGCCATGGGAAAGTCAGAGGAAGAAGTAAAGATGAAATGGAAAAATCTCCGCGACAAGTTCTGTAAAGCGAAGAAGCGACTGGCCAAGAGAAACGCCGCACAGCTGGGCGACGAGGAGAACCCACCGAAGAAACGGGTCCCGGCGCTGTACAGCCAGCTGGTCTGGTTGAGTACCTTTGTCAAgctcagagcagagagaaggatGGAGGACCACCAAGAG GTAATTATTGGAGAAGATGATCAGGATGATCAGGACGAGcaagatgatgataatgatgagaAGTTGCTCTCTGAGTCGCTGCCTGTCGTCAGTACCAGTTTCTTGCCGGAGTCCTGTCCAATCAGCCACCCCCATATAGGAGCGTGCATTAAACGCAAAAGACAAACAACTGCAGAGACTGAGATAAGTTCTGCAGACCCCCTCCCCGGCATGaaagatgaagatgaactgTTTCTGCTGAGCCTGCTGCCCTCGCTGAAGAGGCTCACCATTAGAAAAAGGATGGAGGTCCGGATGAAATTTCAGCAAGTGCTTTATGCTGCAGAGTTTGAGGACTAA
- the LOC114433419 gene encoding uncharacterized protein LOC114433419 isoform X2 yields MDMFDEQLAEEVRRYEHLYNTSLRSYKDTRIANKSWKEIASTLCTDESVCRKKWRCLRDKFAKAKRRVEARRNADPGGRKLIPALYTALQWLDVHIKHRDTTTNTVIYQDEVIIGEDDQDDQDEQDDDNDEKLLSESLPVVSTSFLPESCPISHPHIGACIKRKRQTTAETEISSADPLPGMKDEDELFLLSLLPSLKRLTIRKRMEVRMKFQQVLYAAEFED; encoded by the exons ATGGACATGTTTGATGAGCAGTTAGCGGAGGAAGTGAGGAGGTACGAACACCTCTACAACACGTCGCTGAGGAGCTACAAGGACACGCGGATAGCGAACAAGTCCTGGAAGGAGATTGCATCAACATTGTGCACAGACGAGAGTGTCTGTCGCAAAAAGTGGCGATGCCTGCGTGACAAATTTGCAAAGGCCAAACGTCGTGTGGAGGCGAGGAGAAATGCTGATCCCGGCGGTAGGAAACTAATCCCAGCGCTGtacacggcgttacagtggctcgatgTCCATATTAAACACCGGGACACGACCACCAACACGGTTATTTATCAAGACGAG GTAATTATTGGAGAAGATGATCAGGATGATCAGGACGAGcaagatgatgataatgatgagaAGTTGCTCTCTGAGTCGCTGCCTGTCGTCAGTACCAGTTTCTTGCCGGAGTCCTGTCCAATCAGCCACCCCCATATAGGAGCGTGCATTAAACGCAAAAGACAAACAACTGCAGAGACTGAGATAAGTTCTGCAGACCCCCTCCCCGGCATGaaagatgaagatgaactgTTTCTGCTGAGCCTGCTGCCCTCGCTGAAGAGGCTCACCATTAGAAAAAGGATGGAGGTCCGGATGAAATTTCAGCAAGTGCTTTATGCTGCAGAGTTTGAGGACTAA
- the rufy2 gene encoding RUN and FYVE domain-containing protein 2 isoform X2: MYSPQSLHRWGITHSESMERLAYSQALRDPMAMERANLLNMAKLSIKGLIESALSFGRTLDSDYPPLQQFFVVMEHCLKHGLRVKKSFLGFNKSLWGPLELVEKLCPEAAEISASVRDLPGLKTPLGRARAWLRLALMQKRLADYLRLLITRKDVLSDFYENSALMLEEEGAVIVGLLVGLNVIDANLCVKGEDLDSQVGVIDFSMYLKNDMDDYRSEERNSQIASILDQKNYVEELNRQLNSTVHGLQGRVDSLEKSNSKLIEELAIAKNNIIKLQEENQQLRSENNLILLKTQQHLEVTQGDVSLERDTYKQSRQGLDEMYNEARRQLKEECQLRQDVENELVVQVSMKQEMELAMKLLEKDIHEKQDTLIGLRQQLDEVKAINVEMYQKMQSSDDEMKKKNDVISRLEEKTNQITATMKQLEQRLQEAERQRTSAEEGTRRFKLDFANKADSLQRQIEHREKQLQQLETDLKIEREWRHTLQNDLDKERDAVAQLSTEALQINGLKKEFHCLQDENIQLKGICEDQEKALEELGSKLSESKLKIEDIKEANKALQGGQVWLKDKDASHCKLCEKEFSISRRKHHCRNCGEIFCNSCSDNELPLPASPKPVRVCDTCHALLLQRCSSNPT, encoded by the exons ATGTACTCTCCTCAGAGTCTCCACCGGTGGGGCATCACTCATAGTGAGAGTATGGAGCGGTTAGCCTACAGCCAAG CCTTGCGAGACCCCATGGCCATGGAGCGAGCCAACCTGCTGAACATGGCCAAGCTGAGCATTAAAGGACTGATTGAATCAGCTCTGAGCTTTGGAcgaacactggactcagactACCCACCTCTCCAACAGTTCTTTGTAGTCATGGAGCACTGCCTCAAACATGgactcagag TGAAGAAGTCTTTCCTGGGTTTTAACAAGTCTCTGTGGGGTCCTTTGGAGCTGGTGGAGAAACTGTGTCCTGAAGCAGCAGAGATCTCTGCCTCTGTACGTGACCTGCCTGGGCTCAA gaCTCCTTTAGGCAGAGCCAGAGCATGGTTGCGTCTGGCTCTCATGCAGAAACGGCTGGCCGACTATCTGCGACTCCTCATCACCAGGAAAGATGTGCTCAG TGACTTCTATGAGAATTCAGCACTGAtgctggaggaggaaggagctgtGATTGTGGGCCTGCTGGTGGGCCTGAACGTCATTGATGCCAATCTGTGTGTCAAAGGCGAGGACCTGGACTCACAG GTGGGCGTAATCGACTTTTCTATGTACTTAAAGAATGACATGGATGATTACAGGAGTGAAGAGAG GAATAGTCAGATAGCATCCATCTTGGATCAGAAGAACTACGTGGAGGAACTGAACCGACAGCTCAA ctccacagtccaTGGTCTTCAAGGCAGAGTTGATTCTCTGGAGAAGTCAAACTCCAAACTCATAGAAGAG TTAGCAATAGCCAAGAACAACATCATCAAACTGCAGGAAGAAAACCAGCAGCTGAGGAGCGAAAACAACCTTATTCTCCTGaagacacagcaacatttagag GTAACTCAAGGTGATGTGTCTTTGGAGagagacacatacaaacagTCTCGTCAGGGTTTGGATGAGATGTACAATGAGGCTCGAAGACAGCTGAAAGAGGAGTGTCAGCTCAGACAG gATGTGGAGAATGAGCTGGTGGTCCAGGTGTCAATGAAACAGGAAATGGAGCTGGCCATGAAACTTCTGGAGAAAGATATTCATGAAAAACAG GACACATTGATTGGACTGAGACAGCAACTGGATGAGGTCAAGGCCATCAATGTAGAAATGTACCAGAAgatgcag TCGTCCGATGatgagatgaagaagaagaacgatGTGATCAGTCGTCTGGAGGAGAAGACCAACCAGATCACTGCCACCATGAAGCAGCTGGAGCAAAG AttacaggaagcagagaggcaACGCACGTCAGCTGAGGAGGGAACCAGGCGCTTCAAGTTGGACTTTGCTAACAAGGCCGACAGCCTGCAGCGGCAGATTGAACACAGAGAAAAGCAACT CCAGCAGCTGGAGACGGACCTAAAGATAGAGCGGGAGTGGAGACACACATTACAAAATGACCTGGACAAAGAAAGGGACGCAGTGGCTCAGCTCAGTACAGAGGCGCTGCAGATCAACGGACTGAAGAAG GAGTTCCATTGTCTCCAGGATGAAAACATTCAGTTAAAGGGCATCTGTGAGGATCAAGAGAAGGCTCTAGAAGAACTAGGCTCCAAACTCAGCGA ATCCAAATTGAAGATTGAAGACATCAAAGAAGCCAACAAAGCTCTTCAG ggGGGTCAGGTTTGGCTGAAGGACAAAGATGCCAGCCATTGCAAGCTGTGTGAGAAGGAGTTCTCCATCTCAAGACGAAAG CATCACTGTAGGAACTGCGGGGAAATTTTCTGCAACAGCTGCTCTGACAACGAACTTCCTCTACCGGCGTCTCCCAAACCAGTCAGAGTCTGCGACACCTGCCACGCCCTTCTCCTCCAGCGATGCTCCTCCAATCCCACATGA
- the rufy2 gene encoding RUN and FYVE domain-containing protein 2 isoform X1: protein MASPAEHDLALSEADSSKEKAQVFGILRLQEEKSGSGDKANSSCSVRGGGGGGGGGGVGDGRWQAPIFALARKASETISGSIHVLPKVSEHRTSLPGDWTVQALRDPMAMERANLLNMAKLSIKGLIESALSFGRTLDSDYPPLQQFFVVMEHCLKHGLRVKKSFLGFNKSLWGPLELVEKLCPEAAEISASVRDLPGLKTPLGRARAWLRLALMQKRLADYLRLLITRKDVLSDFYENSALMLEEEGAVIVGLLVGLNVIDANLCVKGEDLDSQVGVIDFSMYLKNDMDDYRSEERNSQIASILDQKNYVEELNRQLNSTVHGLQGRVDSLEKSNSKLIEELAIAKNNIIKLQEENQQLRSENNLILLKTQQHLEVTQGDVSLERDTYKQSRQGLDEMYNEARRQLKEECQLRQDVENELVVQVSMKQEMELAMKLLEKDIHEKQDTLIGLRQQLDEVKAINVEMYQKMQSSDDEMKKKNDVISRLEEKTNQITATMKQLEQRLQEAERQRTSAEEGTRRFKLDFANKADSLQRQIEHREKQLQQLETDLKIEREWRHTLQNDLDKERDAVAQLSTEALQINGLKKEFHCLQDENIQLKGICEDQEKALEELGSKLSESKLKIEDIKEANKALQGGQVWLKDKDASHCKLCEKEFSISRRKHHCRNCGEIFCNSCSDNELPLPASPKPVRVCDTCHALLLQRCSSNPT, encoded by the exons ATGGCATCGCCCGCAGAGCACGACCTGGCTCTGTCTGAAGCGGACAGCAGCAAGGAGAAAGCTCAGGTGTTCGGCATTTtgcggctgcaggaggagaaatCTGGTTCTGGAGATAAAGCTAACAGTAGCTGCTcggtgagaggaggaggaggaggagggggtggtggtggtgtaggaGATGGGCGATGGCAGGCTCCTATCTTCGCCCTGGCCAGGAAAGCGTCCGAGACTATTTCAGGGAGCATTCATGTCCTGCCTAAAGTGTCGGAGCACAGGACGTCTCTGCCGGGGGACTGGACCGTGCAAG CCTTGCGAGACCCCATGGCCATGGAGCGAGCCAACCTGCTGAACATGGCCAAGCTGAGCATTAAAGGACTGATTGAATCAGCTCTGAGCTTTGGAcgaacactggactcagactACCCACCTCTCCAACAGTTCTTTGTAGTCATGGAGCACTGCCTCAAACATGgactcagag TGAAGAAGTCTTTCCTGGGTTTTAACAAGTCTCTGTGGGGTCCTTTGGAGCTGGTGGAGAAACTGTGTCCTGAAGCAGCAGAGATCTCTGCCTCTGTACGTGACCTGCCTGGGCTCAA gaCTCCTTTAGGCAGAGCCAGAGCATGGTTGCGTCTGGCTCTCATGCAGAAACGGCTGGCCGACTATCTGCGACTCCTCATCACCAGGAAAGATGTGCTCAG TGACTTCTATGAGAATTCAGCACTGAtgctggaggaggaaggagctgtGATTGTGGGCCTGCTGGTGGGCCTGAACGTCATTGATGCCAATCTGTGTGTCAAAGGCGAGGACCTGGACTCACAG GTGGGCGTAATCGACTTTTCTATGTACTTAAAGAATGACATGGATGATTACAGGAGTGAAGAGAG GAATAGTCAGATAGCATCCATCTTGGATCAGAAGAACTACGTGGAGGAACTGAACCGACAGCTCAA ctccacagtccaTGGTCTTCAAGGCAGAGTTGATTCTCTGGAGAAGTCAAACTCCAAACTCATAGAAGAG TTAGCAATAGCCAAGAACAACATCATCAAACTGCAGGAAGAAAACCAGCAGCTGAGGAGCGAAAACAACCTTATTCTCCTGaagacacagcaacatttagag GTAACTCAAGGTGATGTGTCTTTGGAGagagacacatacaaacagTCTCGTCAGGGTTTGGATGAGATGTACAATGAGGCTCGAAGACAGCTGAAAGAGGAGTGTCAGCTCAGACAG gATGTGGAGAATGAGCTGGTGGTCCAGGTGTCAATGAAACAGGAAATGGAGCTGGCCATGAAACTTCTGGAGAAAGATATTCATGAAAAACAG GACACATTGATTGGACTGAGACAGCAACTGGATGAGGTCAAGGCCATCAATGTAGAAATGTACCAGAAgatgcag TCGTCCGATGatgagatgaagaagaagaacgatGTGATCAGTCGTCTGGAGGAGAAGACCAACCAGATCACTGCCACCATGAAGCAGCTGGAGCAAAG AttacaggaagcagagaggcaACGCACGTCAGCTGAGGAGGGAACCAGGCGCTTCAAGTTGGACTTTGCTAACAAGGCCGACAGCCTGCAGCGGCAGATTGAACACAGAGAAAAGCAACT CCAGCAGCTGGAGACGGACCTAAAGATAGAGCGGGAGTGGAGACACACATTACAAAATGACCTGGACAAAGAAAGGGACGCAGTGGCTCAGCTCAGTACAGAGGCGCTGCAGATCAACGGACTGAAGAAG GAGTTCCATTGTCTCCAGGATGAAAACATTCAGTTAAAGGGCATCTGTGAGGATCAAGAGAAGGCTCTAGAAGAACTAGGCTCCAAACTCAGCGA ATCCAAATTGAAGATTGAAGACATCAAAGAAGCCAACAAAGCTCTTCAG ggGGGTCAGGTTTGGCTGAAGGACAAAGATGCCAGCCATTGCAAGCTGTGTGAGAAGGAGTTCTCCATCTCAAGACGAAAG CATCACTGTAGGAACTGCGGGGAAATTTTCTGCAACAGCTGCTCTGACAACGAACTTCCTCTACCGGCGTCTCCCAAACCAGTCAGAGTCTGCGACACCTGCCACGCCCTTCTCCTCCAGCGATGCTCCTCCAATCCCACATGA
- the rufy2 gene encoding RUN and FYVE domain-containing protein 2 isoform X3 — MASPAEHDLALSEADSSKEKAQVFGILRLQEEKSGSGDKANSSCSVRGGGGGGGGGGVGDGRWQAPIFALARKASETISGSIHVLPKVSEHRTSLPGDWTVQALRDPMAMERANLLNMAKLSIKGLIESALSFGRTLDSDYPPLQQFFVVMEHCLKHGLRVKKSFLGFNKSLWGPLELVEKLCPEAAEISASVRDLPGLKTPLGRARAWLRLALMQKRLADYLRLLITRKDVLSDFYENSALMLEEEGAVIVGLLVGLNVIDANLCVKGEDLDSQVGVIDFSMYLKNDMDDYRSEERNSQIASILDQKNYVEELNRQLNSTVHGLQGRVDSLEKSNSKLIEELAIAKNNIIKLQEENQQLRSENNLILLKTQQHLEVTQGDVSLERDTYKQSRQGLDEMYNEARRQLKEECQLRQDVENELVVQVSMKQEMELAMKLLEKDIHEKQDTLIGLRQQLDEVKAINVEMYQKMQSSDDEMKKKNDVISRLEEKTNQITATMKQLEQRLQEAERQRTSAEEGTRRFKLDFANKADSLQRQIEHREKQLQQLETDLKIEREWRHTLQNDLDKERDAVAQLSTEALQINGLKKEFHCLQDENIQLKGICEDQEKALEELGSKLSDFNNRRMCD; from the exons ATGGCATCGCCCGCAGAGCACGACCTGGCTCTGTCTGAAGCGGACAGCAGCAAGGAGAAAGCTCAGGTGTTCGGCATTTtgcggctgcaggaggagaaatCTGGTTCTGGAGATAAAGCTAACAGTAGCTGCTcggtgagaggaggaggaggaggagggggtggtggtggtgtaggaGATGGGCGATGGCAGGCTCCTATCTTCGCCCTGGCCAGGAAAGCGTCCGAGACTATTTCAGGGAGCATTCATGTCCTGCCTAAAGTGTCGGAGCACAGGACGTCTCTGCCGGGGGACTGGACCGTGCAAG CCTTGCGAGACCCCATGGCCATGGAGCGAGCCAACCTGCTGAACATGGCCAAGCTGAGCATTAAAGGACTGATTGAATCAGCTCTGAGCTTTGGAcgaacactggactcagactACCCACCTCTCCAACAGTTCTTTGTAGTCATGGAGCACTGCCTCAAACATGgactcagag TGAAGAAGTCTTTCCTGGGTTTTAACAAGTCTCTGTGGGGTCCTTTGGAGCTGGTGGAGAAACTGTGTCCTGAAGCAGCAGAGATCTCTGCCTCTGTACGTGACCTGCCTGGGCTCAA gaCTCCTTTAGGCAGAGCCAGAGCATGGTTGCGTCTGGCTCTCATGCAGAAACGGCTGGCCGACTATCTGCGACTCCTCATCACCAGGAAAGATGTGCTCAG TGACTTCTATGAGAATTCAGCACTGAtgctggaggaggaaggagctgtGATTGTGGGCCTGCTGGTGGGCCTGAACGTCATTGATGCCAATCTGTGTGTCAAAGGCGAGGACCTGGACTCACAG GTGGGCGTAATCGACTTTTCTATGTACTTAAAGAATGACATGGATGATTACAGGAGTGAAGAGAG GAATAGTCAGATAGCATCCATCTTGGATCAGAAGAACTACGTGGAGGAACTGAACCGACAGCTCAA ctccacagtccaTGGTCTTCAAGGCAGAGTTGATTCTCTGGAGAAGTCAAACTCCAAACTCATAGAAGAG TTAGCAATAGCCAAGAACAACATCATCAAACTGCAGGAAGAAAACCAGCAGCTGAGGAGCGAAAACAACCTTATTCTCCTGaagacacagcaacatttagag GTAACTCAAGGTGATGTGTCTTTGGAGagagacacatacaaacagTCTCGTCAGGGTTTGGATGAGATGTACAATGAGGCTCGAAGACAGCTGAAAGAGGAGTGTCAGCTCAGACAG gATGTGGAGAATGAGCTGGTGGTCCAGGTGTCAATGAAACAGGAAATGGAGCTGGCCATGAAACTTCTGGAGAAAGATATTCATGAAAAACAG GACACATTGATTGGACTGAGACAGCAACTGGATGAGGTCAAGGCCATCAATGTAGAAATGTACCAGAAgatgcag TCGTCCGATGatgagatgaagaagaagaacgatGTGATCAGTCGTCTGGAGGAGAAGACCAACCAGATCACTGCCACCATGAAGCAGCTGGAGCAAAG AttacaggaagcagagaggcaACGCACGTCAGCTGAGGAGGGAACCAGGCGCTTCAAGTTGGACTTTGCTAACAAGGCCGACAGCCTGCAGCGGCAGATTGAACACAGAGAAAAGCAACT CCAGCAGCTGGAGACGGACCTAAAGATAGAGCGGGAGTGGAGACACACATTACAAAATGACCTGGACAAAGAAAGGGACGCAGTGGCTCAGCTCAGTACAGAGGCGCTGCAGATCAACGGACTGAAGAAG GAGTTCCATTGTCTCCAGGATGAAAACATTCAGTTAAAGGGCATCTGTGAGGATCAAGAGAAGGCTCTAGAAGAACTAGGCTCCAAACTCAGCGA TTTTAACAACAGAAGAATGTGTGACTGA
- the rufy2 gene encoding RUN and FYVE domain-containing protein 2 isoform X4: MASPAEHDLALSEADSSKEKAQVFGILRLQEEKSGSGDKANSSCSVRGGGGGGGGGGVGDGRWQAPIFALARKASETISGSIHVLPKVSEHRTSLPGDWTVQALRDPMAMERANLLNMAKLSIKGLIESALSFGRTLDSDYPPLQQFFVVMEHCLKHGLRVKKSFLGFNKSLWGPLELVEKLCPEAAEISASVRDLPGLKTPLGRARAWLRLALMQKRLADYLRLLITRKDVLSDFYENSALMLEEEGAVIVGLLVGLNVIDANLCVKGEDLDSQVGVIDFSMYLKNDMDDYRSEERNSQIASILDQKNYVEELNRQLNSTVHGLQGRVDSLEKSNSKLIEELAIAKNNIIKLQEENQQLRSENNLILLKTQQHLEVTQGDVSLERDTYKQSRQGLDEMYNEARRQLKEECQLRQDVENELVVQVSMKQEMELAMKLLEKDIHEKQDTLIGLRQQLDEVKAINVEMYQKMQSSDDEMKKKNDVISRLEEKTNQITATMKQLEQSDKDLLSQTRTLAMSFVKCASTDTEHQYKLVKDISF; this comes from the exons ATGGCATCGCCCGCAGAGCACGACCTGGCTCTGTCTGAAGCGGACAGCAGCAAGGAGAAAGCTCAGGTGTTCGGCATTTtgcggctgcaggaggagaaatCTGGTTCTGGAGATAAAGCTAACAGTAGCTGCTcggtgagaggaggaggaggaggagggggtggtggtggtgtaggaGATGGGCGATGGCAGGCTCCTATCTTCGCCCTGGCCAGGAAAGCGTCCGAGACTATTTCAGGGAGCATTCATGTCCTGCCTAAAGTGTCGGAGCACAGGACGTCTCTGCCGGGGGACTGGACCGTGCAAG CCTTGCGAGACCCCATGGCCATGGAGCGAGCCAACCTGCTGAACATGGCCAAGCTGAGCATTAAAGGACTGATTGAATCAGCTCTGAGCTTTGGAcgaacactggactcagactACCCACCTCTCCAACAGTTCTTTGTAGTCATGGAGCACTGCCTCAAACATGgactcagag TGAAGAAGTCTTTCCTGGGTTTTAACAAGTCTCTGTGGGGTCCTTTGGAGCTGGTGGAGAAACTGTGTCCTGAAGCAGCAGAGATCTCTGCCTCTGTACGTGACCTGCCTGGGCTCAA gaCTCCTTTAGGCAGAGCCAGAGCATGGTTGCGTCTGGCTCTCATGCAGAAACGGCTGGCCGACTATCTGCGACTCCTCATCACCAGGAAAGATGTGCTCAG TGACTTCTATGAGAATTCAGCACTGAtgctggaggaggaaggagctgtGATTGTGGGCCTGCTGGTGGGCCTGAACGTCATTGATGCCAATCTGTGTGTCAAAGGCGAGGACCTGGACTCACAG GTGGGCGTAATCGACTTTTCTATGTACTTAAAGAATGACATGGATGATTACAGGAGTGAAGAGAG GAATAGTCAGATAGCATCCATCTTGGATCAGAAGAACTACGTGGAGGAACTGAACCGACAGCTCAA ctccacagtccaTGGTCTTCAAGGCAGAGTTGATTCTCTGGAGAAGTCAAACTCCAAACTCATAGAAGAG TTAGCAATAGCCAAGAACAACATCATCAAACTGCAGGAAGAAAACCAGCAGCTGAGGAGCGAAAACAACCTTATTCTCCTGaagacacagcaacatttagag GTAACTCAAGGTGATGTGTCTTTGGAGagagacacatacaaacagTCTCGTCAGGGTTTGGATGAGATGTACAATGAGGCTCGAAGACAGCTGAAAGAGGAGTGTCAGCTCAGACAG gATGTGGAGAATGAGCTGGTGGTCCAGGTGTCAATGAAACAGGAAATGGAGCTGGCCATGAAACTTCTGGAGAAAGATATTCATGAAAAACAG GACACATTGATTGGACTGAGACAGCAACTGGATGAGGTCAAGGCCATCAATGTAGAAATGTACCAGAAgatgcag TCGTCCGATGatgagatgaagaagaagaacgatGTGATCAGTCGTCTGGAGGAGAAGACCAACCAGATCACTGCCACCATGAAGCAGCTGGAGCAAAG TGATAAGGATCTGCTCAGTCAGACCAGAACACTTGCTATGTCATTTGTTAAGTGtgccagcacagacacagagcatcAATACAAGCTGGTTAAAGACATCTCCTTCTGA